One window of Halichondria panicea chromosome 7, odHalPani1.1, whole genome shotgun sequence genomic DNA carries:
- the LOC135339052 gene encoding swi5-dependent recombination DNA repair protein 1 homolog isoform X1: MAAPGPLESKLLEHFREVKCPILQEEELKVWWEKEELKDGLSESLKVLVERGRLGGRTLSVGKNQIKIYWLKDGGHQCVLSAPPSTMQPNACAAGSTPGASKRGPKRSQSRFVSPLIKDRREKRPKLDAAMDTVKGSLDFSGEDGSSSTELGRLSEKKATLLTRLKERKEELRKLRMVKMYRTKPEHQGLDVLTQQWREVSQEVAQSLLESSTHQPPPTMQQLLDYLHIDHDLIHYSVEDESFY, encoded by the exons ATGGCAGCACCTGGACCATTGGAAAGCAAGCTGCTGGAGCATTTTAGAGAGGTCAAATGCCCCATTCTCCAAGAAGAAGAGCTAAAGGTCTGGTGGGAGAAAGAGGAGCTCAAAGATGGCTTGTCAGAATCACTGAAGGTGTTGGTGGAGAGAGGAAGACTGGGCGGGAGGACTCTTTCTGTAGGCAAAAATCAAATCAAAATCTACTGGCTCAAGGATGGAGGCCATCAGTGTG tactgtctgcTCCACCGTCAACTATGCAACCCAATGCCTGCGCTGCAGGGTCAACTCCTGGGGCATCCAAACGAGGTCCTAAGAGATCACAATCACGATTCGTATCACCCCTCATCAAAGACAGACGAGAGAAGAGACCCAAACTTGATGCAGCCATGGATACTGTGAAGGGCTCACTTGACTTCAGTGGTGAAGACGGTAGCTCGAGTACAGAGCTGGGGCGCTTATCAGAGAAGAAGGCTACCTTGCTGACTCGACTGAAAGAGCGCAAAGAAGAACTAAGGAAACTGAGAATGGTGAAGATGTATCGCACCAAG CCTGAGCATCAAGGATTGGATGTGCTGACTCAACAGTGGAGAGAGGTGTCCCAGGAAGTTGCCCAGAGTCTGCTAGAGAGCTCCACCCACCAACCACCCCCTACCATGCAACAACTACTAGACTATCTACATATTGACCATGatctcattcattattcagtaGAAGATGAATCGTTTTATTAA
- the LOC135339052 gene encoding swi5-dependent recombination DNA repair protein 1 homolog isoform X2, producing MAAPGPLESKLLEHFREVKCPILQEEELKVWWEKEELKDGLSESLKVLVERGRLGGRTLSVGKNQIKIYWLKDGGHQCGSTPGASKRGPKRSQSRFVSPLIKDRREKRPKLDAAMDTVKGSLDFSGEDGSSSTELGRLSEKKATLLTRLKERKEELRKLRMVKMYRTKPEHQGLDVLTQQWREVSQEVAQSLLESSTHQPPPTMQQLLDYLHIDHDLIHYSVEDESFY from the exons ATGGCAGCACCTGGACCATTGGAAAGCAAGCTGCTGGAGCATTTTAGAGAGGTCAAATGCCCCATTCTCCAAGAAGAAGAGCTAAAGGTCTGGTGGGAGAAAGAGGAGCTCAAAGATGGCTTGTCAGAATCACTGAAGGTGTTGGTGGAGAGAGGAAGACTGGGCGGGAGGACTCTTTCTGTAGGCAAAAATCAAATCAAAATCTACTGGCTCAAGGATGGAGGCCATCAGTGTG GGTCAACTCCTGGGGCATCCAAACGAGGTCCTAAGAGATCACAATCACGATTCGTATCACCCCTCATCAAAGACAGACGAGAGAAGAGACCCAAACTTGATGCAGCCATGGATACTGTGAAGGGCTCACTTGACTTCAGTGGTGAAGACGGTAGCTCGAGTACAGAGCTGGGGCGCTTATCAGAGAAGAAGGCTACCTTGCTGACTCGACTGAAAGAGCGCAAAGAAGAACTAAGGAAACTGAGAATGGTGAAGATGTATCGCACCAAG CCTGAGCATCAAGGATTGGATGTGCTGACTCAACAGTGGAGAGAGGTGTCCCAGGAAGTTGCCCAGAGTCTGCTAGAGAGCTCCACCCACCAACCACCCCCTACCATGCAACAACTACTAGACTATCTACATATTGACCATGatctcattcattattcagtaGAAGATGAATCGTTTTATTAA
- the LOC135339052 gene encoding swi5-dependent recombination DNA repair protein 1 homolog isoform X3, whose product MAAPGPLESKLLEHFREVKCPILQEEELKVWWEKEELKDGLSESLKVLVERGRLGGRTLSVGKNQIKIYWLKDGGHQCVLSAPPSTMQPNACAAGSTPGASKRGPKRSQSRFVSPLIKDRREKRPKLDAAMDTVKGSLDFSGEDGSSSTELGRLSEKKATLLTRLKERKEELRKLRMVKMYRTK is encoded by the exons ATGGCAGCACCTGGACCATTGGAAAGCAAGCTGCTGGAGCATTTTAGAGAGGTCAAATGCCCCATTCTCCAAGAAGAAGAGCTAAAGGTCTGGTGGGAGAAAGAGGAGCTCAAAGATGGCTTGTCAGAATCACTGAAGGTGTTGGTGGAGAGAGGAAGACTGGGCGGGAGGACTCTTTCTGTAGGCAAAAATCAAATCAAAATCTACTGGCTCAAGGATGGAGGCCATCAGTGTG tactgtctgcTCCACCGTCAACTATGCAACCCAATGCCTGCGCTGCAGGGTCAACTCCTGGGGCATCCAAACGAGGTCCTAAGAGATCACAATCACGATTCGTATCACCCCTCATCAAAGACAGACGAGAGAAGAGACCCAAACTTGATGCAGCCATGGATACTGTGAAGGGCTCACTTGACTTCAGTGGTGAAGACGGTAGCTCGAGTACAGAGCTGGGGCGCTTATCAGAGAAGAAGGCTACCTTGCTGACTCGACTGAAAGAGCGCAAAGAAGAACTAAGGAAACTGAGAATGGTGAAGATGTATCGCACCAAG tag